One window of Chryseobacterium sp. JJR-5R genomic DNA carries:
- a CDS encoding DUF5687 family protein, whose amino-acid sequence MFFKFLRLEIKSFFRGSSLGINLAMKILRFIGILYFMLCLAGGAFFAFFFVQEELHKDPLKVVSRFLIAGWAVDLIAKYIWQEMPTQNIKPFLTLNIRKKTLVNYLLSKTFLSVFSWLNSLFFITFCGIALFNGYSVTGVLGWFIGVSLLFYLNNFINILFNDKETVAIAVGCIFLGVAGLAYYQIVPVLEYSEQFFYNFYQKPYFAVISLMLFLGLWKICFQHIRKVFYLDQGLEAKKEVGKTENIAFLNKYGAIGTFINNDIKMLKRNKVTKGILWGSFMFLFYGMLMFTSPIYKTSTMTIFMGLFVTGGFQFLFGQRVPAFDSSYYPLMMTLNVPYKEYLKAKWWLMNIVTAASMVLALCYAYFGWEMYLTFFAAGIYNIGVNSQFTLWSGAFNKSQIDLNSKEKRFGQKNSFNIKALLLLIPKMFLPMTVFGLVQHFSGITAGVISVAAMGVIGFLFREKIFDIIVRHYKVEKYSTLEAFKNKD is encoded by the coding sequence ATGTTTTTTAAATTCCTCAGATTAGAAATCAAAAGTTTTTTCAGGGGTTCTTCTTTAGGGATTAACCTTGCTATGAAAATCCTCCGTTTCATCGGGATTCTCTATTTCATGTTGTGTCTGGCTGGAGGGGCATTTTTCGCATTTTTCTTTGTTCAGGAAGAATTGCACAAGGATCCCTTAAAAGTGGTTTCCCGGTTTCTGATAGCAGGCTGGGCGGTAGACCTGATTGCCAAATATATCTGGCAGGAAATGCCGACACAAAATATTAAGCCGTTTCTTACCCTGAATATCCGGAAAAAAACACTGGTTAATTATCTGCTGAGCAAGACTTTTCTTTCCGTTTTCAGCTGGCTGAATTCGTTGTTCTTTATTACGTTCTGCGGGATCGCCCTGTTTAACGGGTACAGTGTAACCGGGGTTTTAGGCTGGTTCATAGGAGTTTCTCTGCTGTTTTATCTCAATAATTTCATCAATATTCTCTTTAATGATAAAGAGACGGTAGCCATTGCTGTGGGATGTATATTCCTGGGTGTTGCAGGCTTGGCTTATTACCAGATTGTCCCTGTGCTGGAATATTCGGAGCAGTTCTTTTATAACTTTTACCAAAAGCCTTATTTCGCGGTAATTTCACTCATGCTGTTTTTAGGATTATGGAAAATCTGTTTTCAGCATATCCGCAAAGTATTCTATCTGGACCAAGGCCTCGAAGCTAAAAAAGAAGTGGGGAAAACAGAAAACATCGCTTTTTTAAATAAATACGGAGCCATCGGCACTTTTATCAATAATGATATTAAAATGCTGAAGCGTAACAAGGTAACCAAAGGAATTTTATGGGGAAGTTTCATGTTCCTTTTTTACGGCATGCTGATGTTTACTTCTCCCATATATAAAACGTCTACGATGACAATATTTATGGGACTGTTTGTAACGGGCGGGTTCCAGTTCCTGTTCGGGCAGCGGGTGCCGGCTTTTGACAGTTCTTATTATCCGCTGATGATGACGCTGAATGTTCCTTACAAAGAATACCTGAAAGCAAAATGGTGGCTGATGAATATCGTGACCGCCGCTTCCATGGTTCTTGCGCTTTGCTATGCTTATTTCGGCTGGGAAATGTACCTGACTTTCTTTGCAGCGGGAATTTATAACATCGGGGTTAATTCCCAGTTTACGCTTTGGTCCGGAGCTTTTAACAAATCGCAGATCGACCTCAATTCCAAGGAAAAAAGATTCGGGCAGAAAAACAGCTTCAATATAAAGGCTTTACTGCTGCTGATCCCGAAGATGTTTCTGCCGATGACGGTTTTCGGACTGGTCCAGCATTTTTCGGGAATCACGGCGGGCGTTATAAGTGTAGCAGCAATGGGAGTAATCGGATTTTTATTCAGGGAAAAAATCTTCGATATTATCGTGAGGCATTACAAAGTGGAAAAATACAGTACGTTGGAAGCATTCAAAAATAAAGATTAA
- a CDS encoding ABC transporter ATP-binding protein: MITIENLSKTYGKATVLYIENLEIPKGETFGLVGNNGAGKTTLFSVMLDLIQATTGFVSIDGIKVSESEAWKNKVSAFVDDSFLIGYLTPEEYFYFIGELRGQNKASVDEFLKQFHDLFSGEILNSGKYVRDLSKGNQKKVGIVGAIIGNPEIIILDEPFANLDPSTQIKLKNLIKELSKQDGVTFLISSHDLSHTTEVCNRIVVVNKGKLVKDINTNPETLKDLEQYFADQVSSPPAEPDYNKAE, from the coding sequence ATGATCACCATAGAGAATTTATCAAAAACATACGGAAAAGCAACCGTCTTATATATCGAAAACCTGGAAATTCCAAAAGGTGAAACTTTCGGGCTGGTAGGCAATAACGGAGCAGGAAAAACAACGCTTTTCAGTGTAATGCTGGACCTGATTCAGGCAACAACAGGGTTTGTAAGCATTGATGGAATTAAAGTCAGTGAATCGGAAGCATGGAAGAACAAGGTTTCTGCTTTTGTGGATGACTCTTTCCTGATCGGGTATTTAACACCGGAAGAGTATTTCTACTTTATCGGTGAGCTGAGAGGCCAGAACAAAGCTTCAGTAGATGAGTTCCTGAAGCAGTTCCATGACCTTTTCAGCGGCGAAATTTTAAACTCCGGGAAATACGTCCGGGATCTCTCCAAAGGGAATCAGAAAAAAGTAGGGATTGTAGGTGCGATTATCGGAAACCCTGAGATTATTATTCTGGACGAGCCTTTTGCAAACCTGGACCCGTCCACACAGATCAAACTCAAAAACCTGATTAAAGAACTGTCCAAGCAGGATGGGGTGACATTCCTGATCTCAAGCCACGACCTTTCCCATACTACGGAAGTCTGCAACAGGATTGTAGTAGTGAACAAAGGGAAGCTGGTGAAAGATATCAACACCAACCCTGAAACCCTTAAAGACCTGGAGCAGTACTTTGCAGATCAGGTTTCATCTCCGCCCGCTGAGCCTGATTATAATAAAGCAGAATAA
- the hemE gene encoding uroporphyrinogen decarboxylase: MIKNDLYLKALRGETVERPPVWMMRQAGRYLPEFIALRDQYDFFTRCQTPELASEITVQPIRRYPLDAAILFSDILVVPQAMGIDFKMKENVGPWLDTPIRTMEQVQNVAVPDVNDTLGYVFDAIELTLQKLDNEIPLIGFAGSPWTILCYCVEGKGSKAFDIAKSFCFQQPEAAHLLLQKITDTTIAYLKRKVEKGVSAVQVFDSWGGMLSPTDYQEFSWQYINQIVEALSPLTHVVVFGKGCWFALEDMTQANVSALGVDWTITPEIARKLTNNSVTLQGNFDPARLHSTPETIKKMVNEMINRFGKDKYIANLGHGILPNIPLENAEAFIRAVVDWKPTV; this comes from the coding sequence ATGATTAAAAACGACTTATATTTAAAAGCCCTTCGCGGGGAAACCGTAGAAAGGCCGCCCGTATGGATGATGAGACAGGCCGGAAGGTACCTGCCTGAATTTATTGCGCTTCGTGACCAATATGATTTCTTTACCCGGTGCCAGACCCCGGAGCTGGCTTCTGAAATTACGGTACAGCCTATCCGAAGATATCCCTTGGATGCAGCGATTCTGTTCTCTGACATTCTGGTAGTGCCACAGGCCATGGGAATTGATTTTAAAATGAAGGAAAACGTAGGCCCATGGCTGGATACTCCGATCAGAACAATGGAACAGGTTCAGAATGTTGCGGTACCAGATGTAAACGATACATTAGGATATGTTTTTGATGCCATTGAACTGACTTTACAGAAATTAGATAATGAAATTCCGCTCATCGGTTTTGCAGGTTCACCGTGGACAATCTTATGCTACTGCGTGGAAGGAAAAGGAAGCAAGGCTTTTGATATTGCGAAGTCTTTCTGTTTCCAACAGCCGGAAGCTGCCCACTTACTGCTACAGAAAATCACAGATACCACCATTGCCTATTTAAAAAGAAAGGTTGAAAAAGGCGTTTCTGCCGTCCAGGTTTTCGATTCATGGGGCGGAATGCTGTCTCCGACAGACTACCAGGAGTTTTCATGGCAATATATCAATCAGATTGTTGAGGCTTTAAGCCCGCTGACCCATGTGGTGGTATTCGGGAAAGGATGCTGGTTCGCATTGGAGGACATGACGCAGGCCAATGTTTCGGCTTTGGGCGTGGACTGGACAATTACCCCGGAAATCGCGAGAAAATTGACCAACAATTCAGTGACGCTGCAGGGAAATTTTGATCCTGCCAGACTGCATTCTACGCCTGAAACCATTAAGAAGATGGTGAATGAAATGATCAACCGCTTCGGAAAGGATAAATACATTGCCAATCTCGGACACGGGATCCTGCCGAATATCCCTCTGGAAAATGCAGAAGCGTTTATCAGAGCGGTGGTAGATTGGAAACCAACAGTTTAA
- a CDS encoding uroporphyrinogen-III synthase, translating into MNILFTKNTDLSVISEELGDNISAACIEVIKTVPVKISLFDLKNHSLIFTSANGVKSFFQNGFQPNEDLTAKNYNRIYCVGEKTKRELRKNGFGTFKVLKNADTLSKFIVKYCQHEKFLHFCGNIAINILDKDLPLQNIQYEKVVVYHTEEIHPLVTEKYHAAVFFSPSGVRSFAKQNSFDDMMLFSIGETTSGELRKHTSKPVFTSEGNTLPSVLKLIKKKILNKD; encoded by the coding sequence ATGAATATCTTATTTACCAAAAATACAGACCTTTCCGTTATATCCGAAGAATTGGGAGACAATATTTCGGCGGCCTGTATTGAGGTCATTAAGACGGTGCCGGTAAAAATCAGCTTATTTGATTTAAAAAACCATTCCCTTATTTTTACCAGCGCCAACGGCGTAAAGTCTTTTTTCCAAAACGGATTTCAGCCCAATGAAGATTTAACAGCGAAAAACTACAACAGGATCTACTGCGTAGGCGAAAAAACAAAACGGGAACTGCGGAAAAACGGGTTCGGGACTTTTAAAGTCCTGAAAAATGCCGATACCCTTTCAAAATTCATTGTCAAATACTGCCAGCATGAAAAATTCCTGCACTTCTGCGGTAATATCGCCATAAACATCCTTGATAAAGACCTTCCGCTCCAGAATATCCAATACGAAAAAGTAGTGGTTTACCATACTGAAGAAATCCATCCTTTGGTAACTGAAAAATATCATGCCGCCGTTTTTTTTAGTCCGAGCGGAGTTCGTAGTTTTGCAAAGCAGAATTCTTTTGATGATATGATGCTTTTTTCAATCGGGGAAACCACTTCCGGTGAACTCAGAAAGCATACTTCAAAGCCGGTTTTTACGTCTGAAGGAAATACTTTACCGTCTGTTCTGAAGCTCATCAAAAAAAAGATTTTAAACAAAGATTGA
- the hemC gene encoding hydroxymethylbilane synthase: MKSIRIGTRNSALALWQAREVARHLQNSNHLTEIVPIVSSGDKNLTQPLYSLGITGIFTRDLDVALLNDEIDIAVHSLKDVPTQLPENIELIAHLERDFPQDVLIRKESAKNKELHELKLATSSLRRRAFWLKNFPTAEFSDIRGNIQTRLQKLEEGDFDATILSLAGIKRMKMDIDYEMLPFLIPAASQGVIAVAGHSDKKEINEILGSINHRPTQICVEMERNFLSTLEGGCTAPIGAFAEIFDDQIRFKAALCSLDGKNTIATDENFIYNEEENFGEKFARVVLENGGKELMAEIKSRI; this comes from the coding sequence ATGAAAAGCATTAGAATCGGAACCAGAAATTCCGCACTTGCCCTTTGGCAGGCGAGAGAAGTTGCGAGACACCTCCAGAACAGCAACCATTTAACGGAAATTGTTCCTATCGTATCTTCCGGCGATAAAAATCTTACCCAGCCTCTATACTCTTTAGGCATTACAGGGATTTTCACCAGAGACCTTGACGTTGCCCTGCTGAATGACGAAATTGATATTGCCGTACATTCCCTGAAAGACGTACCCACACAGCTGCCTGAAAACATTGAGTTGATTGCCCATCTGGAAAGGGATTTCCCACAGGATGTACTGATAAGGAAAGAATCGGCAAAAAACAAGGAACTTCACGAGCTTAAACTGGCAACCAGCAGCCTGAGAAGAAGAGCATTCTGGCTGAAGAACTTCCCTACTGCAGAGTTTTCGGACATCAGGGGAAATATCCAGACCCGCCTTCAGAAACTGGAAGAAGGTGATTTTGATGCCACCATTTTATCACTGGCAGGAATCAAAAGAATGAAAATGGACATTGATTATGAAATGCTTCCGTTTTTAATTCCGGCTGCCTCACAGGGCGTTATTGCCGTTGCCGGGCATTCTGATAAAAAAGAGATTAACGAAATCCTGGGCTCCATTAATCACAGGCCTACCCAGATCTGCGTGGAAATGGAAAGAAATTTCCTGAGCACCCTGGAAGGAGGCTGTACTGCACCGATCGGGGCATTTGCCGAAATCTTTGATGACCAGATCCGTTTTAAGGCGGCACTTTGTTCCCTTGACGGCAAAAATACCATTGCCACCGATGAGAACTTCATTTATAATGAGGAAGAGAATTTTGGGGAAAAGTTTGCCAGAGTTGTTCTTGAAAACGGAGGCAAGGAACTGATGGCAGAAATTAAAAGCCGGATTTAA
- the hemA gene encoding glutamyl-tRNA reductase, translated as MLQYSNIHQTSNFAVLSVSFEKADAETRGKFAFFDENIKSFVSRIHDENLGDAFVVSTCNRTEIYTTSPNYLLVAEEYCRIVGVNLMDFLPFANILTKEEALTHLFRVAAGLESQIIGDFEIIGQIKKAYNRFRKERINSNPFLERAINSAIQISKRIKNETGISNGAASVSYAAVHYILNNQKRITEKNILLLGVGEIGQNTVENLVKHVYQPKIKITNRTQETAEKISEKYHIPHIDYADFDQELKHTDILIVATGARHPIVNKSHFPNGKETLVIDLSIPHNVEKNVTENENVTLIGVDELSKQIQETIQQREKEIPKAEKIIKEMTKEFLEWEKKRRLAPNIHHFKAVLKNMERNEMHNFYKKNRYINITDMELSDKMIQKITNRFAKYIIDNPLKAEEISKLMHEILVEQPNNEFNEKH; from the coding sequence ATGTTACAGTATTCTAATATTCATCAGACATCGAATTTTGCAGTGCTTTCGGTCAGCTTCGAGAAGGCAGATGCGGAAACAAGGGGCAAGTTTGCATTTTTTGACGAGAACATCAAAAGCTTCGTTTCCCGGATCCATGATGAGAACTTAGGAGATGCCTTTGTGGTTTCAACCTGTAACAGAACGGAAATCTATACGACTTCCCCCAATTACCTCCTTGTGGCTGAAGAATACTGCCGTATTGTAGGGGTAAACCTGATGGATTTTCTGCCGTTTGCCAATATCCTGACCAAAGAAGAGGCTTTGACCCACCTGTTCAGAGTGGCGGCCGGGCTGGAGAGCCAGATCATCGGGGACTTTGAGATCATCGGACAGATTAAAAAAGCATACAACCGTTTCAGGAAAGAAAGGATCAATTCCAATCCTTTTCTGGAAAGAGCCATTAATTCGGCCATCCAGATATCAAAAAGGATAAAAAACGAAACCGGGATTTCCAACGGCGCAGCTTCCGTTTCTTATGCAGCGGTTCATTACATCCTGAACAACCAGAAAAGGATTACGGAAAAGAATATCCTGCTGTTGGGTGTAGGCGAAATCGGGCAGAATACGGTAGAAAACCTGGTTAAGCACGTATATCAGCCGAAAATAAAAATTACCAACAGGACCCAGGAAACCGCGGAAAAAATTTCGGAGAAATACCATATCCCTCATATTGATTATGCTGATTTTGATCAGGAATTAAAACATACGGATATCCTTATTGTGGCTACCGGTGCAAGACATCCGATCGTTAATAAATCCCATTTCCCCAATGGAAAAGAAACCCTCGTTATTGATCTTTCAATTCCCCATAACGTTGAAAAAAACGTTACGGAAAATGAAAACGTAACGCTGATCGGGGTAGACGAGCTTTCCAAACAGATCCAGGAAACCATTCAGCAGAGGGAAAAAGAAATCCCGAAAGCGGAAAAAATCATCAAGGAGATGACCAAAGAATTCCTTGAATGGGAAAAAAAGAGAAGGCTGGCACCCAACATCCATCATTTCAAAGCTGTCTTAAAGAATATGGAACGCAATGAAATGCATAATTTCTACAAAAAAAACAGGTATATCAACATCACGGACATGGAACTTTCTGACAAAATGATTCAGAAAATCACCAACCGCTTTGCAAAATATATCATTGATAATCCTTTAAAGGCTGAAGAAATCAGTAAATTAATGCACGAAATATTAGTTGAACAACCAAACAACGAATTCAATGAAAAGCATTAG
- a CDS encoding rod shape-determining protein yields MSLFDMFTQEIAIDLGTANTLIIHNNKIVIDQPSIVAIERSTGKPIAVGEQAKHMQGKTHEDIKTIRPLKDGVIADFHASEHMIKEFIKKIPGIKGRFIQPALRIVICIPSGITEVEKRAVRDSAQKVNAKEVRLIYEPMAAAIGVGIDVQKPEGNMIIDIGGGTTEIAVVALGGIVCDKSVKIAGDVFTNDIAYYLRTHHNLYIGERTAERIKIEVGSAVEDLDVDIEDIPVQGRDLITGKPKEIMVGYKEIARALDKSIIRIEDAVMETLSLTPPELAADIYKTGIYLAGGGALLRGLADRLHKKTGLPVFVAEDPLRAVVRGTGIALKNMDKFNFLIK; encoded by the coding sequence ATGAGTTTATTCGATATGTTTACGCAAGAGATTGCGATAGACCTTGGTACTGCCAATACCCTTATCATCCATAATAATAAAATTGTTATAGATCAGCCGTCAATTGTTGCAATTGAACGTTCTACGGGTAAGCCGATTGCAGTCGGTGAGCAGGCGAAGCATATGCAGGGTAAGACTCATGAGGACATCAAGACCATCCGTCCGCTGAAAGACGGGGTGATTGCAGATTTCCATGCTTCTGAGCACATGATTAAAGAATTCATCAAAAAAATCCCCGGCATTAAAGGGCGTTTTATCCAGCCGGCATTGAGGATTGTGATCTGTATTCCTTCCGGGATCACCGAAGTGGAAAAAAGAGCGGTAAGGGATTCTGCCCAAAAAGTAAATGCCAAAGAAGTCCGTTTGATTTATGAACCCATGGCCGCTGCAATAGGAGTTGGCATTGATGTACAGAAGCCTGAAGGCAACATGATCATCGACATAGGCGGCGGTACTACGGAAATTGCCGTGGTTGCTTTAGGAGGTATTGTCTGTGATAAATCCGTAAAAATTGCAGGTGACGTATTTACCAACGATATCGCATATTACCTGAGAACCCACCATAATCTGTACATCGGTGAAAGAACAGCCGAAAGGATTAAAATCGAAGTTGGTTCAGCTGTTGAAGACTTAGACGTTGACATTGAAGATATCCCGGTACAGGGAAGAGACCTGATCACAGGTAAGCCGAAAGAAATTATGGTTGGCTATAAAGAGATTGCAAGGGCACTGGATAAATCAATCATCAGGATTGAGGATGCCGTAATGGAAACGCTTTCTTTGACGCCTCCCGAACTGGCAGCCGATATTTACAAAACGGGAATTTACCTCGCCGGCGGAGGTGCGCTTTTAAGAGGCCTTGCAGACAGGCTGCATAAAAAAACAGGTCTTCCTGTTTTTGTAGCTGAAGATCCGTTAAGAGCAGTAGTTCGCGGAACAGGGATTGCCCTTAAAAATATGGATAAATTCAATTTCCTTATTAAATAG
- the mreC gene encoding rod shape-determining protein MreC: protein MGFLLRLFSKNALFAFFIFLQIIALVLIFSKNAMQKSWIAGQSAALNSWVSGYIDEGVSYLRLKQINEDLVIQNKALMLELYGKQGAKNPQFRKVHDTLGGGQIYTFVDGEIVFNSINRRNNYFTINRGRRDGVFPQMGVMAPKGVAGIVINSTDSYALVQSVLSVNKIRINAALKSSGYFGTLTWNGDNSRVMHLADIPKYVALKIGDTVVTDGKSAIFPKGVMIGTVAGYSVDNKTGFWDISIELSEKMGTLNKVYVVKNLKKAEVQKIQDTLQTVIKKEND, encoded by the coding sequence ATGGGATTTTTGCTGAGATTATTTTCGAAGAACGCACTTTTCGCCTTCTTTATATTTCTGCAAATCATTGCTCTTGTACTGATATTTTCCAAAAATGCCATGCAGAAATCCTGGATTGCAGGCCAGTCGGCCGCGCTGAATTCATGGGTTTCAGGATATATCGATGAAGGGGTTTCCTATCTTAGACTGAAGCAGATCAATGAAGACCTTGTTATCCAGAACAAAGCGCTCATGCTTGAGCTTTACGGAAAACAGGGCGCAAAAAACCCGCAGTTCAGGAAAGTTCATGATACATTAGGCGGCGGACAGATTTACACTTTTGTGGACGGGGAGATTGTCTTCAACAGCATCAACAGAAGAAACAATTATTTTACCATCAATCGCGGGCGGCGGGATGGCGTATTTCCTCAGATGGGCGTTATGGCCCCGAAAGGCGTTGCCGGAATCGTGATCAATTCCACAGACAGCTATGCTTTGGTACAGTCGGTTCTGAGCGTCAATAAAATCAGGATCAATGCAGCCCTTAAAAGCTCCGGGTATTTCGGTACGTTAACATGGAACGGTGACAATTCTCGGGTTATGCACCTTGCTGACATTCCTAAATATGTTGCCCTGAAAATCGGGGACACTGTGGTAACAGACGGAAAATCCGCTATTTTTCCGAAAGGAGTAATGATCGGTACCGTTGCAGGTTATTCTGTAGATAACAAAACAGGATTCTGGGATATTTCAATAGAGCTGAGCGAGAAAATGGGGACCCTGAATAAAGTATATGTCGTTAAGAATCTTAAAAAAGCTGAAGTACAGAAAATTCAGGATACCCTACAGACTGTAATAAAAAAGGAAAATGATTAG
- a CDS encoding rod shape-determining protein MreD, with translation MISRTLFTDIVIMVFLVALQIFVLNRITLFGKYTPVLYPVFVMFYPFFRNRFQFLALSFLIGLSVDAFLFSWGINAFATTLIAYFRTLIFRTSTDTSTDFFSFQSLQWAQFLLFLFSSIFLHQLFVQYIEFFKLSRFFEILFNVLVTSAISFVFIIIYALIFKIKQKV, from the coding sequence ATGATTAGCAGGACATTATTTACAGATATCGTGATCATGGTTTTCCTGGTGGCACTACAGATTTTTGTACTGAACAGGATTACCCTTTTCGGGAAATATACACCGGTGTTATATCCTGTGTTTGTCATGTTCTATCCGTTTTTCAGAAACAGGTTTCAGTTTCTGGCACTGAGCTTTCTGATCGGGTTGTCCGTTGATGCATTTCTGTTTTCATGGGGGATCAATGCCTTTGCAACCACCCTGATTGCTTATTTCAGGACTTTGATTTTCAGGACTTCTACAGATACTTCCACCGATTTCTTTTCCTTCCAGTCGCTTCAATGGGCGCAGTTTTTGCTGTTTTTATTTTCAAGTATCTTTTTGCATCAGCTTTTTGTACAGTATATAGAATTCTTTAAGCTGAGCAGGTTTTTTGAAATATTATTTAATGTATTGGTAACAAGTGCTATTTCATTTGTATTTATTATTATCTATGCATTAATATTTAAAATCAAGCAAAAAGTTTGA
- a CDS encoding peptidoglycan D,D-transpeptidase FtsI family protein: MNTRYLKIFSVLIVIALIFVARLSYLQLFTDRYALNAANTSIKTEYVIPQRGVIFDRNGKIMVGNQPAYEISFTQALMKPDFDTLAFCSLMKISKPDFINRINVIKKEKYYSKLTPMTFIKDLSREDIARVQEIIFKYPAFSIVSRPQRQYEVSTSGNLLGYTSEVNEKEIKKDSAYYLPGDFIGKTGIEKAYEKELRGVKGVKYIQKDIKLRNVGPYKSGTLDKDVITGKDITLTIDYDLQRMAEEMLVDKHGAIVAIDPNTGEVLVAATGPDIDPNLFTGPNKSKNLYALSKDTLYENKPTFDRSLQAAYPPGSTFKLLTALAAMQMGVMDENTIFPCGGGFYYKGKRIKGHGGADPLIPSIQVSSNCFFTYAFIAIIKKYPGNPSKGVDEWKKIMSSFGVGEFLNNDFAVGARGSIPSGDFYEKRFKAIIKASGSVKKDYKNWDEMSTGAIYNGMGQGDVLVTPLQLANYVAAIANKGWYYTPHIVKAIDGKPNPDPRFKKKHQTLVDKKHFDPVLKGMEAVVLRGTAHGLKSSDFTQLAKTGTAQVPQGKDNSIFVLIAPADKPKIVVAAVMEHAGFGATWAGPAATVIAEKFITGDLKREHLYKKMITSSFMPEYKRQWIADLKRKGLYKPSEDSIKQKRIRDSLNFIKEQKAKLKKKIDEETKNLKNKKTVKQ; this comes from the coding sequence TTGAACACACGTTATTTAAAAATTTTCTCCGTTCTTATTGTAATTGCCCTGATTTTCGTGGCAAGGCTTTCTTATTTACAGTTATTTACGGACCGGTATGCACTGAATGCTGCCAACACGTCCATTAAAACCGAATATGTAATTCCGCAGCGGGGTGTCATCTTTGACAGGAACGGGAAGATTATGGTAGGCAACCAGCCGGCTTATGAAATTTCATTTACCCAAGCCCTGATGAAGCCGGACTTTGATACACTCGCTTTCTGCAGTTTAATGAAAATCAGCAAACCGGATTTCATTAATAGAATCAATGTCATCAAAAAAGAAAAATATTATTCCAAGCTTACCCCGATGACTTTTATTAAAGATCTGAGCAGGGAAGATATTGCCAGGGTCCAGGAAATCATATTTAAATATCCGGCGTTCAGTATTGTTTCAAGGCCGCAGCGTCAGTATGAAGTCTCCACTTCCGGAAACCTGTTGGGGTATACCAGTGAAGTGAATGAGAAAGAAATTAAAAAAGATTCCGCATATTACCTGCCGGGTGATTTTATCGGTAAGACAGGAATTGAAAAAGCATATGAAAAAGAGCTCCGCGGTGTAAAAGGAGTAAAGTATATCCAGAAAGACATCAAGCTCCGGAATGTAGGGCCGTATAAAAGCGGGACGCTGGATAAAGATGTGATTACCGGTAAAGATATCACCCTCACCATAGATTATGACCTTCAGAGAATGGCTGAAGAAATGCTGGTGGATAAACACGGAGCCATTGTTGCCATAGACCCGAATACCGGGGAGGTGCTGGTAGCGGCTACAGGACCGGATATTGATCCCAACCTTTTTACGGGGCCTAACAAATCCAAAAATCTATACGCGCTTTCAAAAGATACCCTTTATGAAAACAAACCTACTTTTGACCGTTCCTTGCAGGCAGCATATCCTCCGGGCTCCACTTTTAAACTGCTGACCGCTTTGGCAGCCATGCAGATGGGCGTGATGGATGAAAATACGATTTTTCCGTGCGGCGGCGGATTTTATTATAAAGGGAAAAGGATTAAAGGCCATGGCGGTGCAGATCCGTTGATTCCCTCTATTCAGGTGTCCAGCAACTGTTTTTTCACGTATGCTTTCATTGCGATCATTAAAAAATATCCAGGAAATCCTTCAAAAGGGGTGGATGAATGGAAAAAAATCATGAGCAGCTTCGGAGTCGGGGAATTTTTGAATAATGATTTTGCCGTAGGGGCGAGAGGAAGTATCCCTTCAGGAGATTTTTATGAGAAAAGATTTAAAGCAATAATCAAAGCAAGCGGCTCTGTCAAAAAAGATTATAAAAACTGGGATGAGATGTCAACAGGTGCGATCTATAACGGAATGGGACAGGGCGATGTGCTGGTAACACCGCTTCAGCTGGCCAATTATGTCGCAGCCATTGCCAATAAAGGCTGGTATTATACGCCTCATATTGTAAAAGCAATTGACGGAAAGCCGAATCCCGATCCGAGATTCAAAAAGAAGCACCAGACGCTTGTTGATAAAAAACATTTCGATCCGGTTTTAAAAGGGATGGAAGCGGTAGTATTGAGAGGTACGGCACACGGGCTTAAATCCAGTGATTTCACACAACTGGCAAAAACAGGCACGGCGCAGGTTCCCCAGGGTAAAGACAACTCGATCTTTGTACTGATAGCCCCGGCTGATAAACCTAAAATTGTGGTGGCGGCAGTGATGGAGCATGCAGGATTCGGGGCTACATGGGCAGGTCCGGCAGCAACGGTGATTGCCGAAAAGTTTATTACCGGTGATCTAAAGCGTGAACATTTATACAAAAAGATGATCACTTCAAGTTTTATGCCTGAATATAAAAGACAGTGGATTGCAGACCTGAAACGCAAAGGTCTTTATAAGCCAAGTGAAGATTCCATCAAACAGAAAAGGATCCGGGACAGCCTGAATTTTATTAAAGAGCAAAAGGCAAAACTCAAAAAAAAGATAGACGAGGAGACAAAAAACCTTAAGAACAAAAAAACCGTTAAGCAATGA